A single Parabacteroides timonensis DNA region contains:
- a CDS encoding fimbrillin family protein, translating into MKADLFKVTQVMALIGMILFFAECSKNTIILDIGNENKPSGSGGSNPDGTSLITFNASIEDRNLLTRAMSPMNQGIKSTLYAFEPSAQNGTKQTPSAQGLYVTSSPGVLAGVNGYKMYLENGVFDFYAVSDNFSTIPPRFLSGKSEPLFNGIDYLWWHSPNLDVASTQVNIPIVYLHAATQVVIEVTEGDGIKLNKLVSAMITPPYPGASMDLATGAISPATTLDSPDKMGVNGSLAQYIMLPLKISTPLSLTMDVMVNGENTLRTYAVDVPVPEGELKAGNSYLFNAIIDGNTVTFSSVNVKNWTEVDETGNPLYPTLK; encoded by the coding sequence ATGAAAGCTGATTTATTCAAAGTAACGCAAGTAATGGCATTAATAGGTATGATCCTTTTTTTTGCAGAATGTAGTAAAAACACAATAATACTGGATATCGGAAATGAAAACAAGCCATCGGGATCGGGTGGAAGTAATCCGGATGGCACAAGCCTGATCACATTTAATGCCTCTATTGAAGATCGTAATTTACTCACGCGGGCTATGTCGCCAATGAATCAAGGTATAAAAAGTACATTATATGCCTTTGAGCCCTCTGCACAAAACGGTACAAAACAAACACCATCGGCTCAGGGATTGTATGTAACATCTTCTCCGGGAGTATTAGCCGGAGTAAATGGATACAAAATGTATCTGGAAAATGGCGTTTTCGATTTTTATGCAGTGTCTGATAATTTCTCAACCATACCTCCGAGATTTTTATCAGGAAAGTCGGAGCCTTTATTTAACGGAATAGATTATTTATGGTGGCACAGTCCTAATCTGGATGTGGCAAGTACTCAGGTAAATATTCCAATCGTATATTTACACGCAGCAACCCAGGTCGTTATTGAAGTAACGGAAGGAGATGGTATTAAATTGAATAAGCTGGTTTCAGCAATGATAACTCCTCCGTACCCGGGGGCCAGTATGGATTTGGCAACCGGAGCTATCTCTCCGGCTACAACTTTGGATTCTCCAGATAAAATGGGTGTAAATGGCTCTTTGGCGCAATACATTATGCTCCCTCTGAAAATTTCGACTCCTTTATCTCTCACAATGGATGTGATGGTTAATGGAGAAAATACATTACGAACTTATGCAGTGGATGTTCCGGTTCCGGAAGGAGAACTAAAAGCGGGTAATTCCTATTTGTTTAATGCAATAATAGATGGAAATACGGTTACATTTTCAAGTGTAAATGTGAAAAACTGGACAGAAGTGGATGAAACGGGAAACCCTCTTTATCCCACTTTGAAGTAA
- a CDS encoding LytTR family DNA-binding domain-containing protein — MERYLIIKTRDELLRIKIGQILYFEADRNYTKLLLSNGIQFTFAINIGKIEEILEKQVAGCNKILMRVGKSHIINKNHILQINLPKQKLLLLTEEGKPRELIISKDPLKVLKESLEKEMGKSEEPKEIKDED; from the coding sequence ATGGAGCGGTATTTAATAATTAAGACGAGGGATGAGTTGTTACGAATAAAGATAGGGCAGATACTCTACTTTGAAGCTGACAGAAATTATACTAAATTACTATTATCCAATGGGATCCAATTTACGTTTGCTATTAATATCGGTAAAATAGAAGAAATTCTTGAAAAGCAGGTAGCCGGCTGTAACAAGATATTAATGAGAGTTGGAAAAAGTCATATCATCAATAAAAATCATATTTTGCAGATCAATTTACCTAAACAAAAACTGCTATTATTAACTGAAGAGGGTAAACCTCGTGAACTTATAATATCAAAAGATCCTTTAAAAGTGCTAAAAGAATCGTTGGAAAAGGAGATGGGTAAATCAGAAGAACCAAAAGAAATTAAAGATGAAGATTAA
- a CDS encoding FHA domain-containing protein, producing the protein MKIKIGKAEDNDFIVNDPHVSRHHACLVREDHGCWLLEDLGSTNGTFVNGSQIVKKRVTPTDKIVLGTGYILNLSEASKSNNDYSEEFAALKNVYDNYIQAKVKIQSANQFKTRLFQSLPFALPGIIGVIIGFLGKGSPELFGLSLFITICAPTVGIYLGAKQASKTPQQLQDIANQFKIDYVCPKCGTFLGEIPWESLRNRKQCPVSSCKAKWVNE; encoded by the coding sequence ATGAAGATTAAAATTGGTAAAGCTGAAGATAATGATTTTATAGTTAATGATCCTCATGTAAGTAGACATCATGCTTGTCTGGTTCGTGAGGATCATGGCTGTTGGTTGTTGGAAGATCTCGGCTCTACTAACGGAACTTTCGTCAATGGCTCACAGATCGTCAAAAAGCGTGTTACACCGACAGATAAGATCGTGCTTGGAACCGGATATATATTGAACTTGTCTGAAGCATCGAAATCTAATAATGATTATAGTGAAGAGTTTGCAGCATTGAAGAATGTATATGATAATTACATTCAAGCAAAAGTTAAGATACAATCTGCTAACCAATTCAAAACAAGGTTATTTCAATCATTACCATTTGCTTTACCTGGTATAATAGGCGTTATAATAGGTTTCTTAGGCAAGGGGAGTCCTGAGTTGTTTGGATTGAGTTTGTTCATTACTATTTGTGCACCAACAGTAGGTATCTACCTGGGTGCGAAGCAAGCTTCCAAGACCCCACAGCAGCTGCAAGATATAGCAAACCAGTTCAAAATAGATTATGTTTGCCCTAAATGTGGTACTTTTCTTGGTGAAATACCTTGGGAATCGCTAAGAAACAGAAAGCAATGTCCTGTTTCTTCCTGTAAAGCGAAGTGGGTCAATGAATAA
- a CDS encoding FHA domain-containing protein → MISVRCPHCHVGLKVDEGKLPLDLTSFKCPKCKQPIPVSLLQLGKNDIDADQDTILVNPVSNSTGQLTVVSDSATPEQIFPLYEGIAIVGRKSNASSATIGIVTADKSMSREHIRIEVKKDPKGGYKHYLSDNNSKNHTLYNSNYLENGEVVVLKNNDEIIIGHTVLRFNE, encoded by the coding sequence ATGATTTCAGTTAGATGTCCACATTGTCACGTAGGATTAAAGGTAGACGAGGGGAAATTACCCCTCGATCTTACCTCCTTTAAATGTCCGAAGTGCAAACAGCCGATTCCTGTCTCTTTGCTTCAACTGGGAAAGAATGATATTGATGCAGATCAGGATACAATTCTTGTTAATCCGGTATCGAACAGTACGGGACAACTAACAGTTGTGAGTGATTCGGCAACTCCCGAACAAATTTTTCCTCTCTATGAAGGTATTGCAATCGTTGGTCGTAAGTCTAATGCGTCCAGTGCAACAATAGGAATCGTGACCGCCGACAAATCAATGAGCCGGGAGCATATACGAATAGAAGTTAAAAAAGACCCCAAAGGGGGATATAAACATTATCTTTCTGACAATAATAGTAAGAACCATACGTTATATAATAGCAATTACCTGGAGAATGGAGAAGTAGTAGTGCTAAAAAATAATGACGAGATCATTATCGGCCATACTGTTCTTCGATTTAATGAATAA